In Labilibaculum sp. DW002, one DNA window encodes the following:
- a CDS encoding carbohydrate-binding family 9-like protein has translation MKILVCFAILFSSVIELFAQDNPKSYVCYKTDEIINVDGELNDSEWGKFKWSDSFVDIEGDKKPLPTYETKVKMAWDEDYFYIAAKLEEPHIWAKLKQRDTVIFYDNDFEVFIDPQGDNHQYYEFELNALNTIWDLMLVKPYRDGAPAINAWDIKGLKSAVKVYGSLNDPSDTDQYWTIEIAFPWEVLKECAFEGRGPKDGEQWRVNFSRVNWDVEILKGIYKKCVNPETGKTLPEHNWVWSPQGVVAMHQPETWGYVQFSDVKVGESIMEYQKDIDYDLKKELIRLYGLQKQFFEKTNAYTSDLQSKYSVEIEFTKKQFLIYSNGKSGKTWYIDQESKIWSE, from the coding sequence ATGAAGATATTAGTCTGTTTTGCTATTTTATTTAGTAGTGTTATTGAATTATTCGCACAAGATAATCCGAAATCATATGTCTGCTATAAGACAGATGAAATTATTAATGTTGATGGCGAATTAAATGATTCGGAGTGGGGGAAATTCAAGTGGTCTGATTCATTTGTAGATATCGAAGGAGATAAAAAACCTTTGCCAACCTATGAAACCAAGGTGAAGATGGCATGGGATGAAGATTATTTTTACATTGCTGCAAAATTAGAAGAACCACATATTTGGGCGAAGCTTAAGCAGAGAGATACGGTGATTTTTTACGATAATGATTTTGAGGTGTTTATTGATCCACAGGGAGATAATCATCAGTATTATGAGTTCGAGCTTAATGCATTAAATACCATTTGGGATTTGATGCTGGTTAAGCCATACCGTGATGGTGCGCCGGCCATTAATGCTTGGGATATTAAAGGTTTGAAGTCTGCAGTGAAGGTATATGGAAGCTTAAATGATCCATCTGATACTGATCAGTATTGGACCATTGAAATTGCTTTTCCATGGGAGGTGTTAAAAGAATGTGCTTTTGAAGGTAGAGGACCCAAGGATGGGGAGCAATGGCGTGTGAACTTTTCTCGAGTAAATTGGGATGTTGAAATACTAAAAGGAATTTATAAAAAATGTGTTAATCCTGAAACAGGTAAAACTTTACCAGAACACAATTGGGTTTGGTCTCCTCAAGGAGTTGTTGCTATGCATCAACCAGAGACTTGGGGCTATGTTCAGTTTTCAGATGTAAAAGTTGGGGAAAGTATAATGGAGTATCAAAAGGATATAGATTACGACTTGAAAAAAGAACTTATTAGGTTGTATGGTTTACAAAAGCAATTTTTTGAAAAAACGAATGCATACACTTCAGATTTACAATCTAAATACTCCGTTGAAATTGAGTTTACAAAGAAGCAATTTTTGATCTATTCGAATGGGAAATCAGGTAAAACTTGGTATATCGATCAGGAGAGTAAGATTTGGAGCGAATAG
- a CDS encoding adenylyltransferase/cytidyltransferase family protein, protein MLRDTLTKFAYPSSLVKEYKHWLVLLRKEQITLGSLILICKEEKTNFHSISQDAMMELSIVTKDIELGLSRAFKCDKINYLMLMMVDPEVHFHVIPRYEIPVTINNQEFIDAFWPGPANLAVNNNPVNSEMFRFLQEKVQIELGESSPEKKYKRIYTSGCFDLFHYGHLNILENSKKLCEHLIVGVSTDELILESKGKKPVIPFEERAKIISSIKFVDEVIPQKDKNKQKVVDEYQIDAISVGDDWRGKYPPVSCEMVYFPYTPSVSSTILKDTLKLIK, encoded by the coding sequence ATGCTAAGAGATACCTTAACTAAATTTGCTTACCCAAGTTCATTGGTGAAAGAATACAAGCATTGGTTGGTGTTGTTGAGAAAAGAACAAATCACATTGGGTTCTTTGATATTAATTTGTAAAGAGGAGAAAACTAACTTCCATTCAATTTCACAAGATGCAATGATGGAGTTAAGTATTGTTACCAAAGATATTGAACTAGGTCTTTCAAGAGCATTTAAATGCGATAAGATTAACTATTTAATGTTAATGATGGTTGATCCAGAAGTTCATTTTCATGTAATTCCTCGTTATGAGATACCAGTTACAATAAATAATCAGGAGTTTATTGATGCATTTTGGCCAGGGCCAGCGAATTTAGCTGTAAATAATAATCCAGTTAATTCAGAAATGTTTCGTTTTCTTCAAGAAAAAGTACAGATTGAATTAGGAGAGTCATCACCTGAAAAGAAATACAAAAGAATTTATACTTCTGGTTGTTTTGACTTGTTTCATTACGGACACTTAAACATCTTAGAGAATTCTAAAAAATTGTGTGAACATCTTATTGTTGGGGTGTCTACAGATGAATTGATTTTAGAATCGAAAGGCAAAAAGCCAGTTATACCGTTCGAGGAACGTGCAAAAATTATATCGTCAATAAAGTTTGTAGATGAAGTGATTCCACAAAAGGATAAAAACAAACAAAAAGTTGTAGATGAATATCAGATTGATGCCATTTCAGTAGGAGATGATTGGAGAGGAAAATATCCGCCTGTGAGCTGCGAAATGGTCTATTTTCCTTACACACCAAGTGTAAGTTCTACGATTCTAAAAGATACTTTAAAATTGATAAAATAA
- a CDS encoding TonB-dependent receptor, which translates to MKNVKLLFLILAMASFLPNALSQGVTTSSMRGKIVDGNNAPVFAATVVATHTPTGTQYGTITQDDGRFDMRNMKIGGPYTVTVTFIGYKETKQENIHLQLNKSSEVNLVLNEDNVQIDEITIVYDKNDVMSKDRTGAQTNVDRERIAALPTISRSQSDMTRLTPESDGNSFGGRNNLYNNFSLDGSIFNNSFGLDVSTPGGQADAQPVSLDAIDQIQVSLAPFDVREGGFTGAGVNAVTKSGTNEFKGATYYYFRNENMIGDKVGGLKVENFDFSTKQYGVSVGGPIIKNKLFFFVNYEQERRDQLAHGFVADDGTNTGNSNTTSVSEADVKAVQSHLRSQWGYEPGAYQGYNHETSNDKFLIKLNANLSRNHNVVLRYNMLDAWKDILPHPEAVGGRGPTSFRLPFENSSYRIFNKINSFVGELHSRFSSKISNKLLVGYTTFRDKRDPKSAQFPVVDILDGNGNVAITAGSEMFSTSNVLNQDVFQISDNMTYYSDRHAITLGFNYERFKFENSFNLFYYPWVTAFGTQNFLNNDFAYFVGNPTNDLNQDVIDANKNAYAWSDVDVAQIAFYAQDEFQVNDDLKLTLGLRVDLPKYYNNIPQDEATDRGKNFDGWVNEKGNSIRLDPATWPDSKLMWSPRFGFNYDVKGDNTMQLRGGSGIFTGRIPFVWLGNQSTNARIDAGYEFQLNSTADDFKYPQVWKNNLAMDVKFGDGWLATVEGIYSKDVNAVVHRNYNMLPPSGNLTGTGDTRSRFAGFNEVNIYSASAGSESFLDAGAIVLDNTKKGYQFTATAKLAKRWNSGLTTDIAYTYLSAKDLTSIPAEIAADAFQRNPVVGNPNSPAYSWSRYGLEHRVIASAMYKVSYGKFASSFAMFYEAGKGNRYSYTYTGDLNGDAIANNDLIYIPKNSSDINFGTVNNSGDGVVAVNSAEQWAALDAFISQDDYMKDRRGKYAERNGALLPWFGQLDFRFMQDYNFQVGGKKNTLQFSIDVLNLGNMISSNWGVRQFATTTNPISVNGVDNSGTPWLQFDPNLEESYIDDVSVNSKWQLQVGLRYIFN; encoded by the coding sequence ATGAAGAATGTTAAATTACTATTTCTGATTTTAGCAATGGCAAGTTTTTTGCCCAATGCTTTATCGCAAGGGGTAACGACATCCTCTATGCGAGGAAAAATTGTTGATGGCAATAATGCACCTGTTTTTGCCGCTACAGTTGTTGCAACTCACACTCCAACAGGAACTCAGTATGGAACGATTACTCAGGATGATGGTCGTTTTGATATGAGGAATATGAAAATTGGTGGACCTTATACAGTAACGGTTACATTTATTGGTTACAAAGAAACAAAGCAAGAGAACATTCACTTACAGCTGAATAAATCTTCAGAGGTAAATCTAGTGCTTAATGAGGATAATGTTCAGATTGATGAAATCACAATTGTTTACGATAAAAACGATGTGATGAGTAAAGATAGGACAGGAGCCCAAACTAATGTTGATAGAGAGCGTATTGCTGCATTACCAACTATTTCAAGATCTCAGTCGGATATGACTCGTCTAACTCCAGAGTCGGATGGGAATAGTTTTGGAGGTCGAAACAATCTCTACAATAATTTTTCATTGGATGGATCAATTTTTAATAATTCATTTGGTTTAGATGTTTCCACTCCGGGAGGCCAAGCAGATGCTCAACCAGTATCTTTAGATGCTATTGATCAAATTCAGGTTTCTCTTGCTCCTTTCGATGTTCGCGAAGGTGGTTTTACTGGAGCTGGTGTAAATGCAGTAACCAAATCAGGTACAAATGAATTTAAAGGAGCTACTTATTATTATTTCCGTAATGAAAATATGATAGGCGACAAAGTTGGAGGCTTGAAAGTTGAAAACTTTGATTTTAGCACGAAGCAATATGGTGTTAGTGTTGGAGGTCCAATTATTAAAAATAAACTGTTCTTCTTTGTGAATTATGAGCAAGAAAGAAGAGATCAGTTGGCACACGGTTTTGTTGCTGACGATGGAACGAATACGGGTAACTCAAATACAACGAGTGTTTCAGAAGCTGATGTGAAAGCGGTTCAAAGCCACCTTAGATCTCAATGGGGATATGAACCAGGGGCTTATCAAGGATACAATCACGAAACTTCAAATGATAAATTCTTAATTAAATTGAATGCTAATTTATCCCGCAATCATAATGTAGTTCTTCGATACAATATGTTGGATGCATGGAAGGATATTTTGCCTCATCCTGAGGCTGTTGGAGGTAGAGGTCCAACAAGTTTCCGTTTGCCATTCGAGAATTCTTCCTATCGAATTTTTAACAAAATCAATTCTTTCGTAGGTGAATTACATTCTAGATTTTCATCAAAAATATCTAATAAGTTATTAGTAGGATATACAACTTTTAGAGATAAGCGTGATCCTAAATCAGCACAATTTCCAGTTGTTGATATACTTGATGGGAATGGTAATGTTGCAATTACTGCAGGTTCTGAAATGTTTTCAACAAGTAATGTATTGAATCAGGATGTATTTCAGATTTCTGATAATATGACTTATTACTCAGATCGTCATGCGATAACGCTTGGTTTTAATTATGAGAGATTTAAGTTCGAAAATTCCTTCAACTTATTCTATTATCCTTGGGTTACAGCCTTTGGAACTCAGAATTTTTTAAACAACGATTTTGCCTATTTCGTAGGTAATCCTACTAACGATCTAAATCAGGATGTAATTGATGCGAATAAAAATGCTTATGCATGGTCCGATGTGGATGTTGCGCAAATAGCATTCTATGCTCAGGATGAATTTCAAGTAAATGATGATTTGAAATTGACACTAGGATTGCGTGTTGACCTTCCTAAGTATTATAATAATATTCCACAAGATGAGGCTACAGACCGAGGAAAGAATTTCGACGGTTGGGTAAATGAAAAGGGAAATTCTATACGATTGGATCCTGCAACTTGGCCAGATTCAAAATTGATGTGGTCTCCACGTTTCGGATTTAACTATGATGTGAAAGGGGACAACACAATGCAGCTTCGAGGAGGATCAGGTATCTTTACTGGTCGTATTCCTTTTGTTTGGTTAGGAAATCAATCGACAAATGCTCGTATCGACGCAGGATATGAATTTCAGTTAAATTCAACTGCTGATGACTTTAAATATCCTCAGGTTTGGAAGAATAATTTGGCAATGGATGTGAAATTTGGAGATGGATGGTTAGCTACTGTTGAAGGTATTTATTCGAAAGATGTAAATGCTGTTGTTCATCGAAATTACAATATGCTACCTCCTTCTGGTAATTTGACTGGAACAGGAGATACTCGTTCTCGTTTTGCAGGTTTTAATGAGGTGAATATTTATTCAGCATCGGCAGGATCGGAATCTTTTCTTGATGCAGGAGCAATTGTTTTGGACAATACTAAAAAAGGATACCAATTTACGGCAACTGCGAAATTGGCAAAAAGATGGAATTCTGGTTTAACAACCGATATTGCATATACTTATTTAAGCGCAAAAGATTTAACTTCAATTCCAGCTGAGATTGCTGCTGATGCATTTCAAAGAAATCCTGTTGTAGGAAATCCTAATAGCCCTGCTTATTCATGGTCTCGATATGGCCTAGAGCATAGAGTAATCGCTTCAGCAATGTATAAGGTTAGCTATGGTAAATTTGCTTCTTCATTTGCCATGTTCTACGAAGCAGGAAAAGGGAATCGATACTCGTATACTTATACGGGAGATCTCAATGGAGATGCGATCGCAAATAACGATTTGATTTACATTCCTAAAAATTCAAGTGATATTAATTTTGGTACCGTTAATAATAGCGGTGATGGTGTTGTTGCAGTAAATTCGGCTGAACAATGGGCTGCCTTGGATGCTTTTATTAGTCAGGATGATTACATGAAGGATAGAAGAGGAAAATATGCAGAGCGAAATGGAGCTTTATTGCCTTGGTTTGGACAACTCGATTTCCGTTTTATGCAAGATTATAATTTCCAAGTTGGAGGCAAGAAAAACACCTTGCAATTTTCAATTGATGTTTTGAATTTGGGTAATATGATTAGTTCTAATTGGGGAGTGCGCCAGTTTGCAACAACTACGAATCCAATTTCTGTTAATGGAGTTGATAATTCTGGAACGCCTTGGTTACAATTTGATCCTAATCTAGAGGAATCTTATATTGATGATGTTTCTGTTAATTCGAAATGGCAACTACAGGTTGGATTACGTTATATTTTTAATTAG
- the ggt gene encoding gamma-glutamyltransferase, with product MFKFLSTISLALLFVFSCNVPTKSKSYPNGVVVTAHYLASDVGNQILKDGGNAFDAAVAVQFALAVAYPRAGNIAGGGFAVIRTSNGEYNSLDFRETAPQAAFEQMYLDENGDVNSDLSQKGHLAVGVPGSVDGMVKLHQKYGKMKWEALLEPSIKLAKDGVVLSELEANKLNDYQDQIKSQNKGKESVPYLRKTLFEEGDTLRNIALARTLIRIKTNGRNGFYTGETSDLIVAEMQKNGGIITAKDLEKYHSVWRKPILGNYRGHKLISMPPPSSGGVALIQLLKGAEQCQLDQYDFGSFEHIHSVVELERRVYADRATWLGDPDCCQVPTADLINNEYLKNRFSNISMTAKTNSQDVKAGCVELIESFETTHFSIVDSEGNAISVTTTLNGNYGSKVIVVGGGFFLNNEMDDFSSKPGIPNQFGLVGGAANAIMPGKRMLSSMTPTIVEKDGRLFMVLGSPGGSTIITSVFQNIVNAIDFKMLPQDVVDAPRFHSQWLPDEVYVENELLSEEVLARLEFLGHKIKKQPRIGMMANVFVTDSGEYIGIADSKRHKDSSVSGY from the coding sequence ATGTTTAAATTTCTTTCGACCATAAGCCTTGCATTGCTTTTTGTTTTTTCCTGCAATGTTCCTACAAAATCAAAATCTTATCCAAATGGTGTCGTAGTTACAGCACATTATTTGGCTTCCGATGTTGGTAATCAAATTCTGAAAGATGGCGGAAATGCTTTCGATGCGGCAGTAGCTGTTCAGTTTGCATTAGCGGTTGCTTATCCAAGAGCAGGAAATATTGCCGGTGGAGGATTTGCGGTAATTCGAACATCAAATGGTGAATACAATTCGTTAGATTTTCGAGAGACAGCTCCACAGGCAGCTTTTGAGCAAATGTATTTGGATGAAAATGGTGATGTAAATTCTGATTTAAGTCAAAAAGGACATTTGGCAGTAGGGGTCCCTGGATCAGTAGATGGCATGGTAAAACTTCATCAGAAATATGGAAAAATGAAGTGGGAGGCATTGCTCGAACCTTCAATAAAGCTAGCTAAAGATGGAGTTGTATTGAGTGAGTTGGAAGCAAATAAATTAAATGATTATCAAGATCAGATCAAAAGTCAGAATAAAGGAAAAGAATCAGTTCCATATCTAAGAAAAACTCTTTTTGAAGAAGGAGATACGCTTAGGAATATTGCATTAGCGCGAACATTAATACGAATAAAAACAAATGGGCGTAATGGTTTTTATACTGGCGAAACTTCCGATTTGATTGTAGCTGAGATGCAAAAAAATGGTGGGATAATAACAGCTAAGGATTTGGAGAAATACCATTCTGTATGGAGAAAGCCAATATTGGGAAATTACCGAGGCCATAAGCTTATATCTATGCCACCACCATCAAGTGGAGGCGTGGCTTTAATTCAGTTGCTAAAAGGAGCAGAACAATGCCAATTAGACCAATATGATTTTGGATCTTTTGAGCACATACATTCTGTGGTTGAATTGGAACGTAGAGTATATGCTGATCGGGCAACTTGGTTAGGGGATCCTGATTGTTGCCAAGTTCCAACAGCAGATTTGATTAATAATGAATACTTGAAAAATCGTTTTTCGAATATAAGCATGACGGCTAAAACAAATTCGCAGGATGTTAAAGCAGGTTGTGTAGAATTGATTGAAAGTTTTGAAACAACACATTTTTCTATTGTTGATTCGGAAGGCAATGCCATATCGGTAACTACAACCTTAAATGGTAATTACGGAAGTAAGGTGATTGTGGTTGGTGGTGGTTTCTTCTTAAACAATGAAATGGATGATTTTAGTAGCAAACCAGGAATTCCAAATCAATTTGGACTAGTTGGCGGTGCGGCGAATGCTATAATGCCTGGTAAAAGAATGTTGAGTAGTATGACACCAACTATTGTGGAAAAGGATGGTCGATTGTTCATGGTACTTGGTTCTCCAGGAGGATCCACAATAATTACCTCGGTGTTTCAGAATATTGTAAATGCAATTGATTTTAAAATGTTACCGCAAGATGTTGTTGATGCTCCACGTTTCCACTCTCAATGGTTGCCCGATGAGGTTTATGTTGAGAACGAATTGTTGTCGGAAGAGGTGCTTGCAAGATTAGAATTTCTTGGACATAAAATAAAAAAACAACCTAGAATTGGAATGATGGCAAATGTTTTTGTGACTGACTCAGGCGAGTATATTGGTATTGCTGACTCAAAAAGACATAAGGATAGCAGTGTAAGTGGCTATTAG
- a CDS encoding CDP-glycerol glycerophosphotransferase family protein: MNILFDVLNIYYIPQYFPVWRELKKRGHNCSLIVYSKKNDKNLLASTLENLDISYTWVHDDSEAKDLYLTQKPDWIFFGNEFAFLDEIHQKSKTVQMGHGVGPKPSYYRKSDTPMTVRFMEGEVRLKKIEEMYPKDKFVQVGFSKLDPIFDETEQGLDLAKLGLDPSKKTILYAPTFNPTSLGCFPKNWPSEFSEYNILVKVHSLTLSRDRYKKDQERIQAWKQYSNVYVAGVDEFSLVPFLKTADVLISEASSTLFEFAALDKPVVICDFYDLKWSYKGIFKYRFAKRFGADSVIYKELGAHAANYKKLKPIIQDEIENPKNYKNNRRKYNIDHVGPTDGKASIRIADYLENN; encoded by the coding sequence ATGAATATCTTATTTGATGTTTTAAACATCTACTACATTCCTCAATATTTTCCTGTTTGGAGAGAACTTAAAAAAAGAGGTCACAATTGCTCTCTAATAGTCTACTCCAAAAAGAACGATAAGAATTTACTTGCAAGTACTCTTGAAAATTTGGACATATCATATACTTGGGTTCATGATGACAGTGAAGCAAAGGATTTATACCTGACTCAAAAGCCTGATTGGATTTTCTTTGGAAATGAATTTGCTTTTCTTGATGAAATTCATCAGAAATCGAAAACAGTGCAAATGGGACACGGAGTTGGACCTAAACCAAGTTATTATCGAAAATCGGATACTCCAATGACCGTTCGTTTCATGGAAGGAGAAGTAAGATTGAAGAAAATTGAAGAAATGTATCCTAAGGATAAGTTTGTTCAGGTTGGATTTAGTAAGCTTGATCCTATTTTTGATGAAACAGAACAAGGATTAGATCTTGCAAAATTGGGATTGGATCCGAGTAAAAAGACAATTTTATATGCTCCTACATTTAATCCAACTTCATTAGGATGTTTCCCAAAAAACTGGCCAAGTGAATTCTCTGAATATAATATTTTAGTAAAAGTTCATTCTCTTACTCTTTCTAGAGATCGATACAAGAAAGATCAAGAAAGAATACAGGCATGGAAGCAGTACTCTAATGTTTATGTTGCAGGAGTTGATGAATTTTCATTGGTCCCATTTCTTAAAACTGCTGATGTTTTAATCAGTGAAGCTTCTTCTACTCTATTTGAGTTTGCTGCTCTAGATAAACCCGTAGTAATATGCGACTTTTATGATTTGAAATGGTCTTACAAAGGCATCTTTAAATATCGTTTTGCAAAAAGATTCGGGGCCGATTCTGTAATATATAAAGAACTAGGAGCTCACGCTGCAAACTATAAAAAACTAAAACCAATAATTCAGGATGAAATAGAAAATCCTAAAAACTATAAAAATAACAGACGCAAATACAATATTGATCATGTTGGACCAACAGATGGTAAAGCTTCGATTAGAATTGCAGATTATTTGGAGAATAACTAA
- a CDS encoding NUDIX hydrolase, with protein MSPTNPQKVIKYCPKCGSLEFNFKLDNSFLCASCDFHLYVNASAAVAALIVNDKGEILLTRRACSPDIGMLDLPGGFVDVMETAEEAMRREIKEELNLNVDKMEYFMSYPNEYIFGGLSVFTIDLAYICKINSFNGIDAKDDISAYEFYQFDKIPFDEIGSVSMKEMVMAFVNKNLNENTY; from the coding sequence ATGAGTCCTACAAATCCTCAAAAAGTAATAAAATACTGTCCAAAATGTGGCAGCCTTGAATTTAACTTTAAACTCGACAATTCTTTTTTATGTGCTAGTTGTGATTTTCATTTGTATGTAAATGCATCGGCTGCAGTTGCAGCACTAATAGTTAATGATAAGGGTGAAATATTACTTACCAGAAGAGCATGTAGTCCAGATATAGGCATGCTTGATTTGCCAGGAGGCTTTGTTGATGTGATGGAGACCGCAGAAGAAGCAATGCGCAGGGAGATTAAAGAAGAATTGAATTTGAATGTGGATAAAATGGAATATTTTATGTCTTACCCTAATGAATATATTTTTGGAGGACTTTCTGTATTTACAATTGATTTAGCCTACATTTGCAAAATTAATTCGTTTAATGGAATAGATGCTAAAGATGATATTTCGGCTTATGAGTTTTATCAATTCGATAAAATTCCATTTGATGAAATAGGTTCTGTTTCGATGAAGGAAATGGTAATGGCATTTGTAAATAAAAATTTGAATGAGAATACATATTAA
- a CDS encoding nitroreductase family protein, producing the protein MLDLLYKRRSIRKFTDQVIEEEKIDRIMQAALLAPSSKSKYPCEFIVVDQKELNEKLSECKPHGASFLKSTPVSIVIAGDIDKSDVWIEDCSIAASYVQIQAEKEGLGSCWIQIRERPHDIQKSSELYIQECLNMPSNIKILAIIALGYKEGVKVGRDKTHLKREKIHKNSY; encoded by the coding sequence ATGCTAGACTTACTTTATAAAAGGCGAAGTATTCGCAAATTTACAGATCAAGTAATTGAAGAAGAAAAAATAGATCGAATTATGCAGGCTGCTCTGCTCGCTCCTTCATCAAAAAGCAAATACCCTTGCGAATTTATTGTTGTCGACCAAAAAGAACTAAACGAAAAACTTTCTGAATGTAAACCTCACGGAGCTAGCTTTTTAAAATCCACACCTGTATCTATTGTTATTGCCGGAGATATTGACAAAAGTGATGTTTGGATTGAGGACTGTTCGATCGCTGCATCCTACGTTCAAATACAAGCGGAAAAAGAAGGATTAGGCTCTTGTTGGATCCAAATTCGAGAACGTCCACACGACATTCAAAAATCTTCAGAATTATACATTCAAGAATGTTTAAATATGCCTTCCAATATTAAAATACTAGCTATTATAGCGCTAGGTTACAAAGAGGGAGTAAAAGTCGGTAGAGATAAAACACATCTAAAAAGGGAAAAAATACACAAAAACTCATATTAG
- a CDS encoding glycosyltransferase has product MKILLVCDLKIPALLYGGTERIVWWLGEELTKRGHEVSFLSGQGSSCEFAKVYIYNPNVKLNDQIPADIDLVHVNFPIKEALKTPYIVTLHGNSAPETVYDKNTVFISKNHAERHGSDVFVYNGIDFNEYGPVDWSLKREHFLFLGKASRSKKNLKGCVKISKELNEKLAVIGGRGIPFNRTVKYKGFLGGEKKSKVINQSKALLFPVVWHEPFGLAIVESLYFGAPVFGSTYGSLPELIPSDVGFVSNSYSELIDAASNFGAYNRKYCHEYVCDRFSVKQMADGYLELYEKVLNGNSLHKDAPIHKLKVGKRHYPMFD; this is encoded by the coding sequence ATGAAAATTCTTTTGGTTTGCGACCTGAAAATCCCCGCACTTCTATATGGAGGCACAGAAAGAATAGTATGGTGGTTAGGCGAAGAATTAACCAAACGAGGCCATGAGGTTAGTTTTTTGTCGGGACAAGGTTCTTCTTGCGAATTTGCTAAAGTTTATATTTATAACCCAAATGTTAAACTTAATGATCAAATACCTGCAGATATTGATTTAGTACATGTTAATTTTCCAATTAAGGAAGCATTAAAAACTCCATACATCGTAACTTTGCATGGAAACAGTGCTCCCGAAACTGTATATGACAAAAACACCGTTTTTATTTCTAAAAATCATGCAGAAAGACATGGTAGTGATGTATTTGTTTACAATGGTATTGATTTTAATGAATATGGCCCTGTTGACTGGAGTTTGAAAAGAGAGCATTTTTTATTTTTAGGCAAAGCCAGTAGAAGTAAGAAAAATTTAAAAGGTTGTGTGAAAATTTCGAAGGAGCTTAACGAAAAGTTAGCGGTAATTGGAGGTCGAGGTATTCCTTTTAATCGAACTGTAAAATACAAAGGTTTCCTCGGAGGAGAAAAGAAAAGCAAGGTAATTAATCAATCCAAAGCTTTACTTTTTCCAGTAGTTTGGCATGAGCCATTTGGTTTGGCTATTGTTGAGAGCTTATATTTTGGAGCACCTGTTTTTGGAAGTACTTATGGTTCATTACCAGAATTGATTCCATCAGATGTTGGTTTTGTTTCTAACTCGTATTCTGAATTGATTGATGCTGCTAGTAATTTTGGAGCTTATAATCGAAAATATTGTCATGAATACGTGTGTGATCGATTTAGTGTGAAACAAATGGCAGATGGTTACTTAGAGCTTTATGAAAAGGTATTGAATGGGAATAGTTTGCATAAAGATGCTCCTATTCATAAGCTAAAAGTTGGCAAACGACATTATCCAATGTTTGATTAA
- a CDS encoding IspD/TarI family cytidylyltransferase — MKNVAVILAGGSGRRMGGSLPKQFLVLGGKPIIQHSIEAFEKNTNIDEICIIIHSDFIQEIENILIEGQIQKVKHILPGGKERSDSSLAAINAYQKESNVSLIFHDAVRPFISQDIINNVIQEVKDGKSVAVAISTVDTIFQINEKNQIVSVPQRNLLRRAQTPQAFSYNVIKSAYDIALNDPHFVATDDCGVVLKYLPSESIFIVEGDESNIKITFEQDLVQGEIILKEK; from the coding sequence ATGAAAAATGTTGCCGTGATATTAGCTGGTGGAAGCGGAAGAAGAATGGGTGGATCTTTGCCTAAACAATTTTTAGTTCTTGGTGGCAAGCCAATTATTCAACATTCTATTGAAGCTTTCGAAAAAAACACTAATATCGATGAAATATGCATCATTATTCACTCTGATTTTATCCAGGAAATTGAGAATATCCTTATTGAGGGACAAATCCAAAAAGTGAAGCACATTCTTCCTGGTGGCAAGGAAAGAAGTGATTCAAGTTTGGCAGCAATCAATGCCTACCAAAAGGAATCGAATGTAAGCCTAATTTTTCACGATGCAGTAAGACCTTTTATATCGCAGGATATAATCAACAATGTAATTCAAGAAGTTAAAGATGGTAAATCGGTTGCTGTAGCCATATCAACTGTAGATACCATTTTCCAGATTAACGAAAAAAATCAAATTGTATCTGTCCCACAAAGAAACCTTTTAAGACGTGCACAAACACCACAGGCCTTTTCGTACAATGTCATTAAATCTGCTTACGATATTGCTCTAAATGATCCTCATTTTGTTGCTACCGATGATTGCGGCGTCGTTCTAAAATACCTACCGAGCGAATCAATTTTTATCGTTGAAGGTGATGAATCGAATATAAAGATCACTTTTGAGCAGGATTTAGTGCAGGGGGAAATCATTTTAAAAGAGAAATAA